In a single window of the Necator americanus strain Aroian chromosome X, whole genome shotgun sequence genome:
- a CDS encoding hypothetical protein (NECATOR_CHRX.G21668.T1), whose product MDLFILASSPVINAIQAVFGIPDEDAALPRMNQPQMSDPLQLSGARSPSAHTASNVPRINGSFTSFCVSSKSRPITCTNCGTVNGFQVVGPYIMPGTAQLTCSYLHSQRDDTLPDYVVLRSDAR is encoded by the coding sequence ATGGATCTATTCATCCTCGCCTCTTCGCCCGTCATAAATGCCATCCAGGCCGTGTTTGGTATTCCTGACGAAGACGCCGCGTTGCCGCGTATGAATCAGCCTCAGATGAGTGATCCCCTACAGCTTTCCGGCGCTCGCTCACCATCAGCTCATACAGCTTCCAACGTCCCACGCATCAACGGCTCGTTCACTTCGTTCTGTGTTAGCAGTAAGTCGCGACCAATTACTTGTACTAATTGTGGAACAGTGAACGGCTTTCAAGTTGTCGGTCCATACATTATGCCAGGCACCGCACAGCTAACATGTTCATATTTACATTCCCAGCGAGACGACACCCTACCAGATTACGTCGTTCTTCGTTCGGATGCCAGATAA